The proteins below are encoded in one region of Nakamurella flava:
- the ffh gene encoding signal recognition particle protein, with amino-acid sequence MFDTLSDRLGAILTNLRGKGRLSPQDIDATCREIRVALLEADVSLPVVRAFVARIKERATGAEVSAALNPAQQVVKIVNEELIGILGGETRRLQFAKNPPTVIMLAGLQGSGKTTLAGKLALWLRKQGHAPLLVACDLQRPNAVTQLQVVGEQAGVPVYAPEPGNGVGDPVTVARGGVQFGQVKQHDIVIVDTAGRLGVDAEMMAQAVAIREAVVPDEVLFVIDAMIGQSAIETAEAFRDGVGFTGVVLTKLDGDARGGAALSVRHVTGAPIMFASTGEKLTEFDTFHPDRMANRILGMGDILSMIELAEQHFEAEQAEEMAAKLVGNDFTLDDFLQQMQMIRKMGPIGGLLGMLPGAGQMKEALAGVDDRDIDRTAAIILSMTPQERRDPKIINASRRQRIAKGSGSTVAQVNSLVDRFFEARKMMSSMAGRFGLGGGRPSNRKQVKGRKGKTGKRTTGRGPTQAKVKGLPPGMGMPPGMPGLPPGMGGGAGAPQFPGLDQLPPGFDPSKLKFPKN; translated from the coding sequence GTGTTCGATACGTTGTCCGATCGCCTCGGAGCGATCCTCACCAACCTCCGCGGCAAGGGCCGACTGTCCCCTCAGGACATCGACGCCACCTGCCGGGAGATCCGGGTCGCCCTCCTCGAGGCCGACGTCTCGCTCCCCGTGGTGCGGGCCTTCGTGGCCCGGATCAAGGAGCGGGCGACGGGTGCCGAGGTCTCGGCTGCGCTGAACCCCGCCCAGCAGGTCGTCAAGATCGTCAACGAGGAGCTCATCGGCATCCTCGGCGGCGAGACCCGCCGGTTGCAGTTCGCCAAGAACCCGCCCACGGTCATCATGCTGGCCGGTCTGCAGGGTTCGGGTAAGACGACCCTGGCCGGCAAGCTGGCCCTGTGGCTGCGCAAGCAGGGCCACGCGCCGCTGCTGGTGGCGTGCGACCTGCAGCGTCCGAACGCCGTCACGCAGCTGCAGGTGGTGGGCGAGCAGGCCGGCGTGCCGGTCTACGCCCCCGAACCGGGCAACGGCGTCGGCGACCCGGTGACCGTCGCCCGGGGCGGCGTGCAGTTCGGGCAGGTCAAGCAGCACGACATCGTGATCGTCGACACCGCCGGCCGGCTCGGCGTGGACGCCGAGATGATGGCTCAGGCGGTGGCCATCCGCGAGGCGGTCGTCCCCGACGAGGTGCTGTTCGTCATCGACGCGATGATCGGCCAGTCCGCCATCGAGACCGCCGAGGCGTTTCGCGACGGGGTCGGTTTCACCGGCGTCGTGCTCACCAAGCTCGACGGCGACGCCCGCGGTGGTGCCGCTCTGTCGGTCCGGCACGTCACCGGCGCCCCCATCATGTTCGCCTCCACCGGCGAGAAGCTGACCGAGTTCGACACCTTCCACCCGGACCGGATGGCCAACCGGATCCTGGGGATGGGCGACATCCTCAGCATGATCGAGCTGGCCGAGCAGCATTTCGAGGCCGAGCAGGCCGAGGAGATGGCGGCCAAGCTGGTCGGCAACGACTTCACGCTGGACGATTTCCTGCAGCAGATGCAGATGATCCGCAAGATGGGCCCGATCGGTGGCCTGCTGGGCATGCTGCCCGGCGCCGGGCAGATGAAGGAGGCGCTGGCCGGGGTCGACGACCGCGACATCGACCGCACCGCCGCGATCATCCTGTCGATGACCCCGCAGGAGCGGCGCGACCCGAAGATCATCAACGCCTCCCGCCGGCAGCGCATCGCCAAGGGGTCCGGATCCACGGTGGCGCAGGTGAACTCGCTGGTCGACCGGTTCTTCGAGGCCCGCAAGATGATGTCGTCGATGGCCGGCCGTTTCGGTCTCGGAGGCGGACGTCCGTCGAACCGCAAGCAGGTCAAGGGCCGCAAGGGCAAGACCGGCAAGCGGACCACCGGTCGTGGGCCGACCCAGGCCAAGGTCAAGGGCCTGCCGCCCGGGATGGGCATGCCGCCGGGGATGCCGGGCCTGCCGCCGGGGATGGGTGGGGGAGCCGGTGCCCCGCAGTTCCCCGGCCTGGACCAGCTGCCACCCGGCTTCGATCCGAGCAAGCTGAAGTTCCCCAAGAACTGA
- a CDS encoding RNA-binding protein — protein MSVLEDALDHLVRGIVDHDDEVSVELVTGRRGRTLQIRVHPDDLGKVIGRNGRTATALRTVMSAVGGRGVRVDVVDTDR, from the coding sequence GTGAGTGTGCTCGAGGACGCCCTGGACCATCTGGTCCGGGGCATCGTCGACCACGACGACGAGGTCAGCGTCGAGCTGGTCACCGGTCGTCGTGGGCGCACGCTGCAGATCCGCGTCCACCCGGACGATCTGGGCAAGGTCATCGGCCGGAACGGTCGGACCGCCACCGCACTGCGCACCGTCATGAGCGCTGTCGGTGGCCGCGGGGTACGGGTCGACGTCGTCGACACCGACCGCTGA
- the lepB gene encoding signal peptidase I, which translates to MSEQQGPGGTADGRGREPVRRIVDDEDLEDVPTRRQTESQSAADRFFGEPRPAATPASAAPADSPAPSSPPPAAEPAVPAAAAATTTEPVRREKKRRPFWVELPVLLVVAFALTFLIQTFLVKVYYVPSGSMETTLHGASSGGDRILANKVLYDFRDPKPGEVVVFAGPPNWTPETRIAQPTNWFQSFLQSAGSVVGIAPPNEKDFVKRVIASGGQTVQCCDAQGNVTVDGKPLDEPYIYEPLAFTPGELDCTTVPMSRRCFGPVTIPSGQLWMMGDHRSNSADSSYGCQGMPADSGAQCQGPVPVDDVIGKAVFIVMPVSRWGTIDDPDIDAQAGIPTPGG; encoded by the coding sequence ATGAGCGAGCAGCAGGGGCCGGGGGGAACAGCGGACGGCCGAGGGCGGGAGCCGGTCCGCCGGATCGTCGACGACGAGGATCTGGAGGACGTGCCGACCCGTCGGCAGACGGAGTCGCAGTCCGCGGCCGATCGGTTCTTCGGCGAGCCCCGGCCGGCGGCGACCCCGGCGAGTGCCGCGCCTGCTGACTCCCCGGCCCCGTCGTCCCCGCCGCCGGCCGCCGAACCGGCTGTCCCGGCCGCGGCCGCCGCGACCACGACGGAGCCAGTGCGGCGGGAGAAGAAGCGTCGGCCGTTCTGGGTGGAACTCCCCGTCCTGCTGGTCGTCGCCTTCGCGTTGACGTTCCTCATCCAGACGTTTCTGGTCAAGGTCTACTACGTGCCGTCGGGTTCGATGGAGACGACGTTGCACGGCGCCAGTTCCGGGGGCGATCGCATCCTGGCCAACAAGGTGCTGTACGACTTCCGGGACCCGAAGCCGGGGGAGGTCGTCGTGTTCGCCGGTCCGCCGAACTGGACACCGGAGACCCGGATCGCGCAGCCGACGAACTGGTTCCAGTCGTTCCTGCAGTCCGCCGGTTCGGTGGTCGGCATCGCCCCGCCCAACGAGAAGGATTTCGTGAAGCGGGTGATCGCCAGCGGTGGGCAGACGGTGCAGTGCTGCGACGCCCAGGGGAACGTGACGGTGGACGGCAAGCCGCTGGACGAGCCCTACATCTACGAACCGCTGGCGTTCACTCCGGGTGAGCTCGACTGCACCACCGTCCCGATGTCGCGCCGCTGCTTCGGGCCGGTGACGATCCCGTCGGGGCAGCTGTGGATGATGGGCGACCATCGGTCCAATTCGGCGGATTCCTCGTACGGCTGTCAGGGCATGCCGGCTGATTCCGGCGCCCAGTGCCAGGGGCCGGTGCCGGTGGACGACGTCATCGGCAAGGCCGTGTTCATCGTGATGCCGGTGTCCCGGTGGGGGACCATCGACGATCCCGACATCGACGCCCAGGCGGGCATCCCCACTCCGGGTGGCTGA
- the rimM gene encoding ribosome maturation factor RimM (Essential for efficient processing of 16S rRNA): protein MNDQRPDPAATTQVVVGRIGRPHGVRGAVSLRPTTDNPEDRFAVGAVLDTDPASAGPLTVTASRSNGTAWVLSFAGIDDRDAAESIRGVVLTVPVDALPPTDDPEEFYDHQLIGLSVVTEDGTALGIVDEVLHPPAAPVLLVRRPDGSAELVPFVSAIVPDIDLAAGRLTVVPPDGMFA, encoded by the coding sequence GTGAACGATCAGCGACCCGATCCGGCCGCGACCACGCAGGTGGTCGTCGGCCGGATCGGTCGTCCCCACGGGGTCCGAGGTGCCGTCTCCCTCCGACCCACCACTGACAATCCCGAGGACCGATTCGCCGTCGGCGCCGTCCTCGACACCGATCCCGCGTCCGCCGGTCCGCTGACGGTCACCGCGTCCCGGTCCAACGGAACCGCCTGGGTGCTCTCCTTCGCCGGGATCGACGACCGTGACGCTGCCGAGTCCATCCGCGGGGTCGTGCTGACCGTCCCGGTCGACGCGCTCCCGCCGACGGACGACCCGGAGGAGTTCTACGACCACCAGCTCATCGGGCTGAGCGTGGTGACCGAGGACGGCACGGCGCTGGGCATCGTCGACGAGGTCTTGCACCCGCCGGCCGCCCCGGTGCTGTTGGTGCGTCGCCCCGACGGCAGCGCCGAGCTGGTCCCGTTCGTGAGCGCCATCGTCCCGGACATCGATCTCGCCGCCGGACGACTGACCGTCGTCCCGCCCGACGGCATGTTCGCCTGA
- a CDS encoding DUF2469 domain-containing protein, whose translation MSAEDLEQYETEMELQLYREYRDIVGQFSYVVETERRFYLCNAVDLQIRNPDGDMYFELRMSDAWVWDMYRPARFVKNVRVVTFKDVNVEELDKPDLRLPENDPFG comes from the coding sequence GTGAGCGCTGAGGACCTCGAGCAGTACGAGACCGAGATGGAACTGCAGCTGTACCGGGAGTACCGGGACATCGTCGGGCAGTTCTCCTACGTGGTGGAGACCGAGCGGCGGTTCTACCTGTGCAACGCGGTCGATCTGCAGATCCGCAACCCCGACGGTGACATGTACTTCGAGCTGCGGATGTCGGACGCCTGGGTGTGGGACATGTACCGGCCGGCCCGCTTCGTCAAGAACGTGCGGGTGGTGACGTTCAAGGACGTTAACGTCGAGGAACTGGACAAGCCGGACCTGCGGCTGCCGGAGAACGATCCGTTCGGCTGA
- a CDS encoding amidohydrolase family protein: MTSAMVSVPNLHVSGVDAATGEPVELWAAAGVFVDGPVADPITLTGWVLPGLVDAHCHVGYSTEGPVELGVAEDQARTALASGALALRDCGSPTDTRPLVGRDDLPVLVRAGRHIARSKRYIRGLGVEVDTGADLVAEVRRQAAYGGGWVKIVGDWIDRGIGDLAPIWPDDVLVEAIAAAHDAGARVTAHVFGEDALPGLLAAGIDCIEHGTGLTEDTVATMADQGVHLVPTMINIENFPSFADAAGRFPLYAAHIRDLHARSDATLRAAAEAGVVIHAGTDAGGYIAHGRLVDEMVALGRVMSARSALAAGSHTARAFLGLRSYQPGDPADLVVYDDDPGLDLAALRAPRAVVRAGVIRAGFAAADATGHAQSHDHGYGPHGH, from the coding sequence ATGACGTCGGCCATGGTCTCGGTGCCCAACCTGCACGTCAGCGGGGTGGACGCGGCCACCGGCGAGCCGGTCGAGCTGTGGGCCGCCGCGGGCGTGTTCGTCGACGGGCCGGTGGCCGACCCGATCACGCTGACGGGCTGGGTGCTGCCCGGCCTGGTCGACGCCCACTGTCACGTCGGTTACTCGACCGAGGGGCCGGTCGAACTCGGGGTGGCCGAGGATCAGGCCCGGACGGCTCTGGCCTCCGGTGCACTCGCCCTGCGGGACTGCGGTTCGCCGACCGACACCCGGCCGCTGGTCGGCCGGGACGATCTGCCGGTGCTCGTCCGGGCCGGTCGGCACATCGCCCGCAGCAAGCGGTACATCCGCGGGCTCGGTGTGGAGGTGGACACCGGCGCCGACCTGGTCGCCGAGGTGCGGCGGCAGGCCGCCTACGGCGGCGGCTGGGTGAAGATCGTCGGGGACTGGATCGACCGGGGGATCGGCGATCTCGCGCCCATCTGGCCGGACGACGTACTGGTCGAGGCGATCGCCGCCGCTCACGACGCCGGGGCCCGGGTCACCGCCCACGTGTTCGGCGAGGACGCCCTGCCGGGGTTGCTGGCCGCCGGCATCGACTGCATCGAGCACGGCACCGGTTTGACCGAGGACACCGTGGCCACGATGGCCGACCAGGGAGTGCACCTGGTCCCGACGATGATCAACATCGAGAACTTCCCGTCCTTCGCCGACGCCGCCGGCCGGTTCCCCCTGTACGCCGCGCACATCCGTGACCTGCACGCCCGCTCCGACGCGACGCTGCGGGCGGCCGCCGAGGCCGGGGTGGTGATCCACGCCGGCACCGACGCCGGCGGGTACATCGCGCACGGTCGGCTGGTCGACGAGATGGTCGCGCTCGGTCGGGTCATGTCCGCCCGGTCCGCGCTGGCCGCCGGGTCGCACACGGCCCGAGCGTTCCTCGGTCTACGGAGCTACCAGCCCGGTGACCCGGCCGATCTGGTGGTCTACGACGACGACCCGGGCCTGGACCTGGCCGCGCTGCGGGCACCGCGGGCGGTGGTGCGGGCCGGGGTCATCCGCGCCGGGTTCGCCGCAGCCGATGCCACTGGTCACGCGCAGTCGCACGATCACGGGTACGGCCCGCACGGTCACTGA
- the trmD gene encoding tRNA (guanosine(37)-N1)-methyltransferase TrmD, producing the protein MRIDVVTIFPRYLDALRESLPGRAIADGRVSLAVHDLRDWAADRHRTVDDTPYGGGPGMVMKPDVWGRALDSVVADAEEPPILVVPTPAGRPFTQAVAAELATAPHLVFACGRYEGIDQRVMVDAARRLPVREISIGDYVLNGGEVAVLVVLEAVLRLVPGVLGNPRSAGEDSFADHLGGLLEAPSYTRPAVYRDLPVPEVLLGGNHAAIDRFRRDESLRRTAAHRPDLLATAELDDRDRAVLAARISDPPGDLAD; encoded by the coding sequence ATGCGCATCGACGTCGTCACCATTTTCCCGCGCTACCTGGACGCTCTTCGCGAATCGTTGCCCGGCCGGGCGATCGCCGACGGCCGGGTGTCGCTGGCCGTCCACGACCTGCGTGATTGGGCCGCCGACCGCCACCGCACCGTCGACGACACCCCCTATGGGGGCGGCCCCGGCATGGTCATGAAGCCCGACGTCTGGGGGCGGGCGCTGGACTCCGTCGTCGCCGATGCGGAGGAACCACCCATCCTGGTCGTGCCCACCCCGGCCGGCCGGCCGTTCACCCAGGCTGTCGCCGCCGAGTTGGCCACCGCGCCGCACCTGGTCTTCGCCTGCGGTCGGTACGAGGGGATCGACCAGCGCGTCATGGTGGACGCGGCCCGCCGCCTCCCGGTGCGCGAGATCTCCATCGGCGACTACGTTCTCAACGGCGGCGAGGTCGCCGTCCTGGTCGTCCTGGAAGCCGTGCTGCGACTGGTGCCCGGCGTACTGGGCAACCCGCGGTCAGCGGGGGAGGACTCGTTCGCCGACCACCTCGGCGGCCTGCTGGAGGCCCCGTCGTACACCCGCCCGGCGGTCTACCGGGACCTGCCGGTACCGGAGGTACTGCTCGGCGGCAACCATGCGGCGATCGACCGGTTCCGGCGGGACGAGTCCCTGCGCCGGACGGCGGCGCACCGCCCGGACCTGCTCGCCACGGCCGAGTTGGACGACCGCGACCGGGCCGTCCTGGCCGCACGGATTTCCGATCCACCGGGCGATCTGGCAGACTAG
- a CDS encoding ribonuclease HII: MTDLIDTRWGDLDLGDPVADVEASPPPADPVRRNPPAVRSRRSPAARKGAPVVRRPHLRVEKELFRSGGVTRLAGMDEVGRGALAGPVTVGVVVVTQTVGRVPTGLRDSKLLTPAARDALVTPVRRWAADFGVGHAGPEEIDEHGIMVALRLAGERALAQLAAPVDAVLLDGNYNYLTPRRPAGTEDDGPDGDAEGLFDAPAVTGPAAPAVHVRIKADMTCAAVAAASILAKTERDRLLVGLAERHPAYGLEINKGYCTPDHSAALRRWGASPVHRRSWRLPGEDPGLFGGSDVPIGFEEGRAEPAPHGGENRPRER, from the coding sequence GTGACTGATCTGATCGACACCCGATGGGGTGACCTGGATCTCGGTGACCCGGTCGCCGACGTGGAGGCGAGCCCGCCGCCGGCCGATCCGGTGCGGCGGAACCCGCCGGCCGTCCGGAGCCGGCGGTCCCCGGCGGCCCGCAAGGGCGCCCCGGTGGTCCGTCGCCCGCATCTGCGGGTGGAGAAGGAACTGTTCCGTTCCGGCGGCGTGACCCGGCTGGCCGGGATGGACGAGGTCGGGCGGGGCGCGTTGGCCGGCCCGGTCACCGTCGGCGTGGTGGTCGTGACCCAGACGGTCGGGCGGGTCCCGACCGGCCTGCGGGACTCCAAGCTGCTCACCCCGGCCGCGCGGGACGCCCTGGTTACCCCCGTACGCCGGTGGGCCGCGGATTTCGGCGTCGGCCATGCCGGCCCGGAGGAGATCGACGAGCACGGCATCATGGTCGCGTTGCGGCTGGCGGGGGAGCGCGCGCTGGCCCAGCTCGCCGCACCGGTGGATGCGGTCCTGCTGGACGGCAACTACAACTACCTCACGCCCCGTCGGCCGGCCGGCACCGAGGACGACGGCCCCGATGGAGACGCCGAGGGCTTGTTCGACGCGCCCGCCGTCACCGGTCCGGCGGCTCCGGCCGTCCACGTGCGGATCAAGGCGGACATGACGTGCGCCGCGGTCGCCGCGGCCAGCATCCTGGCCAAGACCGAGCGGGACCGCCTGCTGGTGGGTCTGGCCGAGCGGCATCCGGCCTACGGCCTGGAGATCAATAAGGGCTACTGCACGCCGGACCATTCGGCGGCGCTGCGGCGCTGGGGTGCGTCCCCGGTGCACCGCCGGAGCTGGCGGTTGCCCGGTGAGGACCCGGGCCTGTTCGGCGGATCCGACGTTCCGATCGGATTCGAGGAGGGCCGGGCGGAACCGGCCCCGCACGGAGGGGAGAATCGCCCGCGTGAGCGCTGA
- a CDS encoding DUF4175 domain-containing protein, producing MTLANNETGPGRRFSWPRSVLLGAVVAVAYFVINLVFGLVPGEVWFRAATAALFGVVAAVGWRFGWGNARWRSPRSRG from the coding sequence GTGACACTCGCCAACAACGAGACCGGACCGGGGCGTCGGTTCTCCTGGCCCCGGTCGGTGCTGCTCGGTGCGGTGGTCGCTGTCGCCTACTTCGTGATCAACCTCGTGTTCGGCCTCGTGCCCGGGGAAGTGTGGTTCCGGGCCGCCACCGCGGCGCTGTTCGGTGTGGTCGCGGCCGTCGGTTGGCGGTTCGGCTGGGGCAATGCGCGGTGGCGTTCGCCCCGGTCCCGGGGCTAG
- the rplS gene encoding 50S ribosomal protein L19 — MNTLDSLDAASLRSDIPEFRAGDTVRVHVKVIEGNRSRIQVFAGHVIRRQGGGIRETFTVRKISFGVGVERTFPVHSPNLEKIEVATRGDVRRAKLYYLRDLRGKAAKVKEKRPGR, encoded by the coding sequence ATGAACACGCTTGATTCGCTCGACGCCGCCTCGCTGCGGTCCGACATCCCGGAGTTCCGCGCCGGTGACACGGTCCGCGTGCATGTGAAGGTCATCGAGGGCAACCGCTCCCGTATTCAGGTCTTCGCCGGGCACGTCATTCGTCGCCAGGGCGGCGGCATCCGCGAGACCTTCACCGTCCGCAAGATCAGTTTCGGTGTCGGCGTCGAGCGGACCTTCCCGGTCCACTCCCCGAACCTGGAGAAGATCGAGGTCGCGACCCGCGGTGACGTGCGTCGCGCCAAGCTGTACTACCTGCGCGATCTGCGCGGCAAGGCGGCCAAGGTCAAGGAGAAGCGTCCCGGCCGCTGA
- the rpsP gene encoding 30S ribosomal protein S16, translating into MAVKIKLARFGKIREPFYRVVVADARTRRSGRAIETVGKYHPKAEPSVIEIDSERVQYWLGVGAQPTESVQSLLKVTGDWQKFKGEPGAEGTLKPQPEKVDRKALYEAALAAAESGDTGSSATTPKRKKTEKAADEAAPAEAAE; encoded by the coding sequence GTGGCTGTCAAGATCAAGCTCGCCCGCTTCGGCAAGATCCGCGAGCCGTTCTACCGTGTCGTCGTCGCCGATGCCCGCACCCGCCGTAGCGGCCGGGCCATCGAGACCGTCGGCAAGTACCACCCCAAGGCCGAGCCGAGCGTCATCGAGATCGACTCGGAGCGCGTGCAGTACTGGCTGGGTGTCGGCGCGCAGCCGACCGAGTCGGTCCAGTCCCTGCTGAAGGTGACCGGCGACTGGCAGAAGTTCAAGGGTGAGCCGGGCGCCGAGGGCACCCTGAAGCCGCAGCCGGAGAAGGTCGACCGTAAGGCCCTGTACGAGGCCGCGCTGGCCGCCGCCGAGAGTGGCGACACCGGTTCCTCGGCGACCACGCCGAAGCGCAAGAAGACCGAGAAGGCTGCCGACGAGGCCGCGCCGGCCGAGGCTGCCGAGTGA